The DNA region AGCGATGGATACAAGTAGACCTCGCCGGCGGCGGCAGCCTGGATCGCCTGGATCAGCTCCTCCGCAGCCGCCCGCTTGGGCACGTAGCCGGTTGCACCCGCATCCAGCATCTTGAAGAAGTACTCCTCGTCCTCGTGGATAGTCAGTGCCACCACAGCCACCGACGGCCGCAGGCGCTTGATCTGGCGGGTGGCTTCAATGCCCGAGGTATCGGGCAGCCCGATGTCCATCAGGACCACATCCGGC from Anaerolineales bacterium includes:
- a CDS encoding response regulator transcription factor, which codes for MPTRLLLVDDHAVVRSGLRMLLENESGMQIVGEAGSAAEALLAVERLEPDVVLMDIGLPDTSGIEATRQIKRLRPSVAVVALTIHEDEEYFFKMLDAGATGYVPKRAAAEELIQAIQAAAAGEVYLYPSL